A stretch of the Prunus dulcis unplaced genomic scaffold, ALMONDv2, whole genome shotgun sequence genome encodes the following:
- the LOC117613692 gene encoding trans-resveratrol di-O-methyltransferase-like gives MDLSNEMSSANLLQAQAHIWNCIFSFINPMSLKCAVQLGIPDIIKKHGNPMSLSDLISALPIHPKKSNCVHRLMRILVHSGFFCRQKLSELDEEEGYVLTDASRLLLKDDPLSARPFLLGQLDPFITKPWHYFSTWFQNDDPTACFTAHGTTFWDLGNLEPSLSHSFNDSMASDARLISKVVSNEYKGVFEGLESLVDVGGGIGTMSKAIADVFPHVECIVFDLPHVVADLKGSKNLKFFGGDMFEAIPPTDAILMKWILHDWSDEECIKILQRSKEAITRKEKKGKVIIIDMVMKQKGDDQSIEPQLFFDMLMMVLFTGKERTEKEWAKLFSDAGFSDYKITPICGLRYLIEVYP, from the exons ATGGATTTGAGTAACGAAATGAGTTCTGCCAACCTACTCCAAGCTCAAGCCCACATTTGGAATTGCATTTTCAGTTTCATAAACCCTATGTCTCTCAAATGTGCAGTTCAACTAGGTATACCAGacatcataaagaaacatgGCAATCCCATGAGCCTTTCTGATCTTATATCTGCATTGCCAATccacccaaaaaaatccaattgtgTCCACCGGCTCATGCGAATCTTAGTGCACTCGGGCTTCTTCTGTCGCCAAAAGCTGAGTGAACTTGATGAGGAAGAAGGTTATGTGCTCACGGATGCTTCCAGGCTCCTTCTTAAGGACGATCCCTTAAGCGCAAGACCCTTCTTACTTGGCCAGCTTGATCCTTTTATAACCAAACCGTGGCATTACTTTAGCACTTGGTTCCAAAATGATGACCCTACAGCATGTTTCACGGCGCATGGGACAACATTTTGGGATTTGGGGAACCTCGAGCCAAGTCTTTCCCACAGTTTCAATGATTCCATGGCTAGTGATGCTCGACTAATCTCGAAGGTGGTGAGTAATGAGTATAAGGGGGTGTTTGAGGGATTGGAGTCCTTGGTTGATGTTGGGGGTGGTATAGGAACCATGTCCAAGGCCATTGCTGATGTATTTCCCCATGTGGAATGCATTGTATTTGATCTCCCACATGTGGTCGCTGACCTAAAAGGGAGTAagaacttgaaattttttggaggGGACATGTTTGAGGCCATTCCTCCCACAGATGCAATTTTAATGAAG TGGATATTGCATGACTGGTCCGATGAAGAATGTATAAAAATACTTCAGCGATCTAAAGAGGCAATTacaaggaaggaaaagaaaggcaAGGTGATTATCATCGACATGGTAATGAAGCAGAAGGGAGATGACCAATCAATTGAGCCGCAGCTCTTCTTCGATATGTTGATGATGGTGTTGTTTACAGGAAAAGAAAGGACTGAGAAAGAATGGGCTAAGCTATTTTCTGATGCAGGTTTCAGCGACTATAAGATAACTCCCATTTGCGGTTTAAGGTATCTAATTGAGGTTTATCCTTGA